One window of Alkaliphilus metalliredigens QYMF genomic DNA carries:
- a CDS encoding cyclodeaminase/cyclohydrolase family protein — MKLIDKSCTEFTHALSSKAAVPGGGGAAALVGGLGAALAGMVCNLTIGKKKYAQYEEELKEILRKTEELQDNLLKMVDEDAENFLPLSKAYGLPKNTEEEKLEKARVLEEALKIACEVPIKIVRTSYEAIKLHEALVDKGSKLAVSDVGVGVQCLRAALISGQLNVIINISMIKDEEYVKRVKEETDHLVAEGTKTADEVYRKVEAILS, encoded by the coding sequence ATGAAATTAATCGACAAAAGTTGTACGGAGTTTACCCATGCCCTTTCCTCTAAAGCTGCTGTACCTGGAGGCGGAGGTGCAGCAGCTTTAGTCGGAGGGCTGGGGGCTGCTTTAGCAGGAATGGTTTGCAACTTAACCATAGGAAAGAAAAAATATGCACAATATGAAGAAGAGCTCAAAGAAATTTTAAGAAAAACTGAAGAACTACAGGATAATTTATTAAAGATGGTAGATGAAGATGCTGAAAACTTTCTACCTCTTTCAAAAGCATATGGACTCCCTAAAAATACAGAAGAAGAAAAGCTTGAAAAAGCAAGGGTGCTAGAAGAAGCATTAAAGATTGCTTGTGAAGTACCAATTAAGATTGTAAGAACATCCTATGAAGCTATCAAACTACATGAAGCATTAGTAGACAAAGGTTCTAAATTAGCTGTAAGTGATGTAGGGGTTGGTGTACAATGCTTAAGAGCCGCTTTAATAAGCGGGCAACTAAATGTGATCATCAACATTAGCATGATTAAAGATGAAGAATACGTGAAAAGAGTTAAGGAAGAAACTGACCATCTGGTAGCAGAAGGGACAAAAACTGCTGATGAGGTTTATAGAAAAGTAGAAGCAATACTTTCGTAA
- a CDS encoding bifunctional 5,10-methylenetetrahydrofolate dehydrogenase/5,10-methenyltetrahydrofolate cyclohydrolase, which translates to MGEIIKGKPVADKISEDLIQEIEGLKGKGIQPKLAIVRVGANSSDLAYEKGALGRSKKVGVETEVHELPEDITQDDFIKELKKLNEDKAVNGILIFRPLPEQLDESVIKYVIAPEKDIDCLSPINVGKMTEGDKTGFPPCTPTAVVEILKFYGVELQGKDCAIIGASMVVGKPAALLLLNENATISVCHIFTKDSAKIASQADVVVVGVGVPRLVKENWIANGAVVIDVGINVDKEGNMCGDVDFDGVKDKVSMITPVPGGVGSVTTSILAKHVVKACKQQNNL; encoded by the coding sequence ATGGGAGAAATTATTAAAGGCAAACCAGTTGCTGATAAAATCAGTGAGGATTTAATTCAGGAAATTGAAGGATTAAAAGGCAAAGGCATTCAACCTAAATTAGCTATTGTAAGGGTAGGAGCGAATTCATCTGATTTAGCCTACGAAAAAGGAGCTCTTGGTAGAAGTAAAAAAGTAGGTGTCGAGACAGAAGTACATGAATTACCTGAAGATATTACCCAAGATGACTTTATAAAAGAACTAAAGAAACTCAATGAAGATAAGGCTGTAAATGGCATACTTATTTTTAGACCACTTCCTGAACAACTAGATGAGAGCGTGATCAAGTATGTTATTGCACCAGAAAAGGATATTGACTGCTTAAGTCCAATCAATGTTGGAAAGATGACAGAGGGAGACAAGACAGGATTTCCTCCTTGCACACCAACAGCAGTAGTAGAAATATTAAAATTTTATGGGGTAGAGCTACAAGGCAAAGACTGCGCGATCATAGGTGCATCTATGGTGGTAGGTAAACCTGCAGCCTTATTGCTATTAAACGAAAATGCGACTATCTCAGTTTGTCATATCTTTACAAAGGATTCAGCTAAGATAGCTAGTCAAGCAGATGTAGTAGTAGTAGGGGTAGGGGTACCTAGACTGGTAAAGGAAAATTGGATAGCAAATGGTGCAGTGGTAATTGATGTTGGTATCAATGTAGATAAAGAAGGTAATATGTGCGGAGACGTTGACTTTGATGGTGTGAAGGACAAAGTTTCTATGATTACACCAGTGCCAGGTGGTGTAGGATCTGTTACCACATCTATATTAGCTAAACATGTTGTAAAGGCTTGTAAACAGCAAAATAATTTATAG